The following proteins are encoded in a genomic region of Enterocloster clostridioformis:
- a CDS encoding plasmid mobilization protein — protein MNCRKEIRLSCEELEELNRKAKERGLSDSQYLRMLITNRPRDYPELLEALQNLTNEINHIGININQIVKNNNSGLYHESDKKRLYVYMKQIKEAVMQVVSHLDIAGN, from the coding sequence ATGAACTGCCGGAAGGAAATTCGGCTGTCATGCGAAGAATTGGAGGAGCTGAACAGAAAGGCAAAAGAGAGAGGGCTATCCGATTCGCAGTATTTGAGGATGCTGATAACCAACCGCCCCAGAGATTATCCGGAACTTCTTGAAGCATTGCAGAATCTCACGAATGAGATAAACCATATTGGGATAAACATCAACCAGATTGTCAAAAACAACAACAGCGGCTTATACCATGAATCCGATAAAAAACGTCTGTATGTTTATATGAAGCAGATCAAGGAGGCAGTCATGCAGGTAGTCAGCCATTTGGACATAGCGGGTAATTAA
- a CDS encoding helix-turn-helix domain-containing protein — protein MRRKTIDTIPVLSDAMKNILSAFSKSRSLPSGLVKRASIVLLASQGELNQNIAPQVGLHYNNVATWRSRFLAALPALRRIEMDDPKKLEDEIRAVLSDKKRPGAPSVFTPDQIMRIIDLACSNPNDFGYEVSQWSLPLLVAEIKKQGIAEQISEKSVSRFLKMR, from the coding sequence ATGCGAAGGAAAACAATTGATACTATCCCGGTTTTATCTGATGCCATGAAAAACATATTATCTGCTTTTTCAAAAAGCCGCTCCCTTCCGTCAGGACTGGTCAAAAGAGCCAGCATTGTCCTGCTTGCGTCACAGGGGGAACTCAACCAGAATATTGCACCACAGGTCGGGCTTCATTATAATAATGTTGCCACCTGGCGCAGTCGGTTCCTCGCGGCGCTCCCAGCCTTGCGGAGGATTGAAATGGACGACCCGAAAAAGCTTGAAGATGAGATACGGGCAGTCCTGTCCGATAAAAAACGCCCCGGTGCCCCGTCTGTTTTTACGCCGGACCAGATCATGCGGATCATCGACCTTGCCTGCAGCAACCCAAATGATTTTGGGTACGAAGTAAGCCAGTGGAGTCTCCCGCTGTTAGTGGCAGAAATTAAAAAGCAGGGGATCGCTGAACAGATTTCTGAGAAATCTGTCAGCCGTTTTTTAAAAATGAGGTAG
- a CDS encoding transposase, which translates to MVSTDEMTGVQALEHKYPDKLPLPGQCAKMEFEYIRHGTTSLIGFFDVATGRMEMPYLNSTRTEEDFVEAVKALVGTDPQAPWTFICDGLNTHKSEALVRFVAEACALGVELGKKGKTGILKSMESRADFLHDPSHRIRFVYTPKHSSWMNQIEIWFGIINRKLLKRKSYLSIEELEASILRFIEQYNLTAHPFKWTYAGIPLVI; encoded by the coding sequence ATTGTTTCCACGGATGAAATGACCGGGGTACAAGCGCTGGAACATAAATATCCTGACAAGCTCCCATTACCCGGCCAGTGCGCCAAAATGGAGTTTGAGTATATCCGCCATGGCACGACCAGCCTCATCGGGTTCTTTGATGTTGCAACGGGCCGTATGGAAATGCCGTATTTAAACTCCACACGCACAGAAGAGGATTTTGTGGAAGCCGTGAAAGCATTGGTAGGGACAGACCCGCAAGCCCCATGGACATTTATATGCGATGGCCTAAACACCCATAAATCGGAAGCCCTTGTCCGCTTTGTGGCAGAAGCCTGTGCCCTTGGCGTGGAACTGGGCAAAAAAGGGAAAACAGGGATCCTTAAAAGTATGGAAAGCCGAGCGGATTTCCTGCATGACCCTTCCCACCGGATCCGCTTTGTCTATACTCCGAAACACAGTTCCTGGATGAACCAGATTGAGATATGGTTTGGCATCATTAACCGGAAGCTGCTGAAGCGGAAAAGCTACCTATCAATAGAAGAACTGGAAGCAAGCATCCTGCGCTTTATTGAACAATACAATCTTACAGCACACCCATTTAAGTGGACATATGCCGGGATACCATTAGTAATTTAA
- a CDS encoding DUF5049 domain-containing protein, with the protein MKEQILVVRDTGETNMFDVTAVTKIALKMGFLELAEYLQNHKSEYCHFIIWGKTSEQEQQKKEDIPKQDRQKNR; encoded by the coding sequence GTGAAAGAGCAGATATTGGTGGTCAGGGATACTGGTGAAACCAATATGTTTGACGTGACTGCAGTTACGAAAATTGCATTAAAAATGGGATTTCTCGAACTGGCGGAATATTTGCAGAACCATAAAAGTGAATATTGCCATTTTATTATATGGGGGAAAACTTCCGAACAAGAACAGCAGAAAAAGGAGGACATTCCCAAACAGGACAGACAGAAAAATAGATAA
- the dcm gene encoding DNA (cytosine-5-)-methyltransferase produces the protein MDYKLINFCEFDKYAVKSYCAIHGVDESANLGDITKVDEKKLPYFSFICGGSPCQDFSLSGKLAGSVWRCRDCGHEVNPLQIHWSKRNFCEECGSKNLDKTRSSLLVEWLRVIREVKPVFGIYENVKNIVQARFLNSTFRLFEQELQEYGYNTYWKVLNAKNYGIPQNRERVYLVLIKKECDNGEFVFPEPVEDGRRLMDLLEDEVDEKYYLSDDKVQNLITDMKERKALLYMPGEEELKQWENKLYKVGQTEGYLGDPQTGRVYSAIGSNPTLTASGSGRSKIVVVGSIGNSQQSVILSGIGIANTQLASHDQTKILELGAIRGRYNEEGRVEQHLEIKDQPWCSYAITSVQKDNIILVRQDTVKGYEECLADGVANIAYPNAAGKRGRVQGHGTICPTITAQGSSLCRLESILRIRRLTPLECFRLMGFDDEDYQKVLEAGISNSQAYKQAGNSIVVNVLTSIFEALYTAMPYLFEDVKIGSFFSGIGAFEKALERFYGSHQ, from the coding sequence TTGGATTATAAATTAATAAATTTTTGTGAGTTCGACAAATATGCAGTAAAAAGTTATTGCGCCATACATGGGGTTGACGAGAGTGCCAACCTTGGGGATATTACGAAAGTTGATGAGAAAAAGCTACCTTATTTCAGTTTTATTTGCGGTGGGAGTCCGTGTCAGGATTTCTCCCTAAGTGGGAAGCTGGCCGGTTCCGTCTGGAGGTGCAGAGATTGTGGGCATGAGGTGAACCCGCTGCAGATACATTGGAGCAAACGGAATTTTTGTGAGGAATGCGGCTCAAAGAACCTGGATAAAACAAGGTCCTCTCTCCTTGTAGAGTGGCTCCGGGTTATCCGGGAAGTGAAGCCAGTATTTGGAATTTATGAAAATGTAAAAAATATTGTTCAGGCAAGGTTTCTAAACAGCACGTTCCGTCTATTTGAGCAGGAATTGCAAGAATATGGCTACAACACCTATTGGAAGGTACTGAACGCGAAAAATTATGGGATTCCTCAAAACCGGGAACGGGTATACCTCGTCCTGATTAAGAAGGAATGTGATAATGGAGAATTCGTGTTCCCAGAGCCAGTGGAAGATGGGAGGCGGCTGATGGATCTCCTTGAAGATGAGGTAGATGAAAAATATTATCTGTCAGATGATAAAGTGCAGAATTTGATTACAGACATGAAGGAGCGGAAAGCACTTCTGTATATGCCAGGGGAAGAGGAACTGAAACAGTGGGAAAATAAACTGTATAAGGTCGGACAGACAGAGGGGTACCTGGGTGATCCGCAGACCGGCAGGGTATATTCCGCAATCGGTTCCAATCCGACTTTGACGGCGAGTGGATCTGGCAGGAGTAAAATTGTAGTGGTCGGAAGTATTGGAAATTCCCAGCAGAGTGTTATACTATCAGGGATAGGAATTGCCAATACCCAACTTGCGAGCCATGACCAGACAAAGATTCTGGAATTGGGGGCAATCCGTGGAAGATATAATGAAGAGGGAAGAGTTGAACAGCACCTGGAAATAAAAGATCAACCATGGTGCAGTTATGCGATTACCTCCGTTCAGAAAGATAATATCATTCTGGTACGGCAGGACACTGTGAAGGGCTACGAGGAATGTCTGGCAGACGGAGTTGCAAATATCGCCTATCCAAACGCTGCCGGAAAACGAGGCCGGGTACAGGGTCATGGAACCATCTGCCCGACAATCACTGCGCAGGGAAGTTCCCTGTGCAGGCTGGAATCAATCCTTCGTATCAGACGGCTTACACCATTAGAGTGTTTCCGGCTGATGGGGTTTGATGATGAAGATTACCAGAAGGTCCTGGAAGCGGGCATTAGTAACAGCCAGGCATATAAGCAGGCAGGAAACTCGATTGTAGTGAATGTCTTAACCAGCATTTTTGAAGCGTTATATACGGCTATGCCTTACCTGTTTGAAGATGTAAAGATAGGAAGCTTTTTCTCCGGGATAGGCGCCTTCGAGAAAGCACTGGAACGATTTTATGGGAGCCATCAGTGA
- a CDS encoding DUF5688 family protein, with product MTYEEYKQELFTELGRHIDEEQQRLIVIAEGTDNEEIALELMQPPVCSQSLSIQSLYRQRNDEELTAQASGICDYFEKKRPIETIEQLENVTIWAANFEKSAEKLEGNDMPYLPVGDMAVYFQFFDEVYDEEEQWPQDYKRPVQNEHLKQWGLTAQELFDKVKYFDMNERLQTVLDTSRAVLAHTLGALSGALPDTKDYYGVYSENGIAIMFYPDGLSEIARRLGDDLYIMPLSNDKILVCPKSGHRLETLQEVVKKSSEMDKRAEVFPVQVSNRVFQFDAGSLAIQPAVAQTEKKTRHQAR from the coding sequence ATGACATACGAAGAATATAAACAGGAACTGTTCACAGAACTTGGGCGTCACATTGATGAAGAGCAGCAGAGATTGATAGTAATAGCAGAAGGTACGGACAATGAGGAAATAGCCCTTGAGCTTATGCAGCCACCTGTGTGCAGCCAGTCATTGTCAATCCAGAGCTTATATAGACAGCGGAATGACGAAGAATTGACGGCACAGGCAAGCGGTATCTGCGATTACTTTGAAAAAAAGCGTCCCATTGAAACGATTGAGCAGTTAGAAAATGTTACGATATGGGCTGCAAATTTTGAAAAGTCAGCCGAAAAATTGGAAGGGAACGATATGCCATATCTGCCTGTTGGGGACATGGCTGTGTATTTTCAGTTTTTTGATGAGGTCTATGACGAGGAAGAGCAGTGGCCTCAGGATTATAAAAGACCTGTCCAAAATGAGCATTTAAAGCAGTGGGGACTTACGGCACAGGAATTATTTGATAAGGTCAAATATTTCGATATGAATGAACGCCTTCAGACGGTCTTAGATACGAGCAGAGCTGTTCTGGCTCATACCTTAGGGGCGTTAAGCGGGGCGCTTCCAGACACAAAAGACTACTATGGAGTGTACAGCGAGAATGGGATCGCAATCATGTTCTATCCCGATGGTTTGAGTGAAATCGCAAGGCGTTTGGGCGATGACCTGTATATCATGCCATTATCAAATGATAAAATCCTTGTCTGTCCAAAATCAGGACACAGATTGGAAACTTTGCAGGAAGTAGTAAAAAAGAGCAGTGAGATGGATAAGAGAGCAGAAGTGTTCCCTGTCCAGGTCTCTAATAGGGTGTTCCAGTTTGATGCCGGGAGCCTTGCAATCCAACCGGCAGTGGCGCAGACAGAGAAAAAAACGCGACATCAGGCAAGGTAG